In the genome of Bacteroidota bacterium, one region contains:
- a CDS encoding amidohydrolase family protein, whose amino-acid sequence MKFRYYSFLCLLLSFIFLSITLSAQQTQPVNGPRNIKNTRFALVNATIFVDANTKIENGTIIINKGKIENIGKQINIPKDAEIINAKGKFIYPSFIDLYASYGIKTTGNYNSNHNTNQYGSNKNGAYAWNDAIKADINAIDYFSYDENQSKQLLANGFAATLSGTHDGIHRGSAALVLTTKANESELIINRQAAAGFSFNKGSSRQDYPNSLMGSIALLRQTFNDANWYTKQTQEKNLTLQAFNDLKMAPQIFEVDNKLSVLRASKIAQEFNTTFIIKGAGDEYQRINEIKDTKATLIIPINFPKAFDVEDVFDANFVSTADLKHWEMAPANAHLLAQANINFAITSYGCNDANEFLKNLRKAVQYGLSETAALNALTKIPAQLIKADAIMGSLQKNMLANFFISNKPIFEKEAVILEHWVKGYKTEINDVPEVDVRGNYTVALNGFDNYVLKIDGDISKPNATLLGSDTLKASLSMQNNMMNMVFLATKKGTENIRINFWVDKTDNINDTIQAKSLSGQAQLSDGTLNVFKAIWIEKAKAEKKKQDSTQAISLGNIVYPFTDYGWQNQPVTETIIFKNATVWSNEKEGIIQETDVAISNGKIKAIGKDLIVAGARTIDAKGKHLTNGIIDEHSHIAIYRGVNECSQVVTSEVRIGDVVYSEDINIYRQLAGGVTSAQLLHGSCNPIGGQSALIKLRWGAAPEKMKIEGADGFIKFALGENVKQSNWGSPTPRYPQTRMGVEQILYDEFIKAKEYEKALKLNTNTRKDLELDALVEILNKKRFISCHSYVQSEINMLMHVADSMGFKVNTFTHILEGYKLADKMKAHGVNASTFADWWAYKYEVIDAIPYNAAIMHKMGINVAINSDDAEMGRRLNQEAAKIIKYGNISEEDAWKMVTLNPAKMLHLDNKLGSIKVGKDADLVLWSNNPLSIYAKPEMTFVDGICYYSLSQDEVQRKTNQTERQRIINKMIAAKQAGEKTEHRVSSLDENYHCED is encoded by the coding sequence ATGAAATTTAGATACTACTCTTTTTTATGCCTCTTATTATCATTCATTTTCTTATCTATTACGCTATCAGCCCAACAAACACAACCTGTTAACGGACCACGTAATATTAAAAACACCCGTTTTGCATTGGTAAATGCGACCATTTTTGTTGATGCCAATACTAAAATTGAAAATGGTACCATAATTATTAATAAGGGTAAAATTGAAAATATTGGTAAACAAATAAACATACCTAAGGACGCTGAAATCATTAATGCAAAAGGAAAATTTATTTACCCATCGTTTATAGATTTGTATGCTTCATACGGTATTAAAACAACCGGAAACTATAACTCAAACCATAATACTAACCAATATGGCTCTAATAAAAATGGTGCGTATGCCTGGAACGATGCTATTAAGGCTGATATAAATGCCATTGACTATTTTAGCTATGATGAAAATCAATCAAAACAATTATTAGCTAATGGTTTTGCCGCTACTTTATCGGGTACTCACGATGGTATTCATAGGGGTTCTGCGGCATTGGTACTAACTACTAAGGCTAATGAAAGTGAGTTAATTATTAACCGCCAAGCAGCTGCGGGGTTTAGCTTTAACAAGGGTTCATCAAGACAGGATTACCCGAACTCTTTAATGGGAAGTATTGCTTTGCTAAGGCAAACTTTTAACGATGCCAACTGGTACACTAAACAAACACAAGAGAAGAATTTAACTTTACAGGCTTTTAACGATTTAAAAATGGCACCTCAAATATTTGAAGTGGATAATAAATTGTCGGTTTTAAGGGCCAGTAAAATAGCACAAGAGTTTAATACTACTTTTATTATAAAGGGTGCGGGTGATGAGTACCAACGTATCAATGAAATTAAGGACACAAAAGCAACGCTTATTATTCCTATTAATTTTCCAAAGGCTTTTGATGTAGAAGATGTATTTGATGCCAACTTTGTTTCGACTGCTGATTTAAAACATTGGGAAATGGCCCCTGCCAATGCTCATTTACTGGCTCAGGCTAATATTAACTTTGCTATTACTTCATACGGCTGTAACGATGCCAATGAGTTTTTAAAGAACTTACGTAAAGCGGTGCAATACGGTTTAAGCGAAACGGCAGCATTAAATGCACTTACCAAAATTCCTGCTCAGTTAATAAAAGCGGATGCTATAATGGGCAGTTTACAAAAAAACATGCTGGCTAATTTCTTTATTAGCAATAAACCCATTTTTGAAAAAGAGGCTGTTATTTTAGAGCATTGGGTAAAGGGTTACAAAACGGAAATAAATGATGTACCTGAAGTGGATGTAAGGGGTAATTATACGGTTGCATTAAATGGCTTTGACAATTATGTTTTAAAAATAGATGGCGATATAAGCAAGCCGAATGCTACGCTGTTGGGTTCTGATACTTTAAAGGCTAGTTTAAGTATGCAAAACAATATGATGAATATGGTTTTTCTGGCAACGAAAAAAGGGACTGAAAATATCAGGATCAACTTTTGGGTTGATAAAACGGATAATATCAATGATACCATTCAGGCAAAAAGTTTGAGTGGACAAGCACAATTAAGTGATGGTACTTTGAATGTTTTTAAAGCTATATGGATAGAAAAAGCCAAAGCCGAAAAGAAAAAACAAGATTCAACACAAGCTATTTCATTGGGCAATATTGTTTATCCTTTTACTGATTACGGCTGGCAAAACCAACCGGTAACTGAAACCATTATTTTTAAAAATGCTACGGTTTGGAGCAATGAAAAAGAAGGTATTATACAAGAAACGGATGTGGCTATAAGCAATGGAAAAATAAAAGCCATTGGCAAGGATTTAATTGTAGCGGGTGCCCGAACAATTGATGCCAAAGGGAAACATTTAACCAACGGCATTATTGACGAACACTCGCATATTGCTATTTACCGTGGTGTAAATGAATGCTCGCAAGTAGTTACCAGTGAAGTACGTATTGGCGATGTGGTGTATAGTGAAGACATTAATATTTACAGGCAATTGGCAGGTGGCGTTACTTCTGCACAATTGCTACATGGCTCATGTAATCCTATTGGCGGGCAAAGTGCTTTGATTAAACTACGCTGGGGTGCAGCACCTGAAAAAATGAAAATTGAAGGCGCTGATGGTTTTATAAAATTTGCTTTGGGTGAAAATGTAAAACAAAGTAATTGGGGTAGTCCAACTCCGCGTTACCCGCAAACTCGTATGGGTGTTGAACAAATACTGTATGATGAATTTATAAAGGCAAAAGAATACGAAAAAGCATTGAAATTAAATACGAATACGCGTAAGGATTTGGAGTTGGATGCATTGGTAGAAATATTAAACAAAAAACGTTTTATAAGTTGCCACAGTTATGTACAAAGTGAAATAAATATGCTTATGCACGTGGCGGATAGTATGGGCTTTAAAGTAAATACATTTACCCATATTTTAGAAGGTTATAAGCTAGCTGACAAAATGAAAGCGCATGGTGTAAATGCCAGTACTTTTGCTGACTGGTGGGCTTACAAGTATGAGGTAATTGATGCCATTCCGTACAATGCTGCTATTATGCATAAAATGGGTATTAATGTGGCTATAAACAGTGACGATGCTGAAATGGGCCGCAGGTTAAACCAAGAGGCTGCAAAAATTATAAAATATGGTAATATAAGTGAAGAAGATGCGTGGAAAATGGTAACACTTAACCCGGCCAAAATGCTTCATTTGGATAATAAATTGGGTAGTATAAAAGTGGGTAAGGATGCTGATTTGGTTTTATGGAGTAATAACCCATTAAGTATTTATGCCAAACCTGAAATGACTTTTGTAGATGGTATTTGCTATTATAGTTTAAGCCAGGATGAAGTACAAAGAAAAACTAATCAAACAGAGCGTCAACGTATCATAAACAAAATGATTGCCGCCAAACAAGCTGGCGAAAAAACGGAACACAGGGTAAGTAGTCTTGATGAAAATTACCACTGCGAAGATTAG
- a CDS encoding T9SS type B sorting domain-containing protein: protein MKKWLFILLVNAYWVQAQNQNNNWFFGTYLGMNFSNNIMTPIPDNTSIMYSPAASSSLSDNATGNLLFYTNGTTVFNKAHTAMPNGQLKTSPYVSNCMVVKGSNKKHLIFYTNENNIIYYAMVDMSLNNGFGDVVYKDSLLGTNMDLQFTAVRLPNNQGHWLVTHKKGDNRFFSYKIVDCTINKTPVISIAGQPTYSNTQYLYGKLTTNRRGDKLAYIFSNSDINSADPCIVQEFSIDKKCGTITLSKSVFDFLGGIYAKSGYVCYDSSGRFLYVSYYTSSDLFFLCQYDMNTANPSSSRVIIANSHESIGDLQIGSNGKIYLTGSESRTFTSKISVINQPWLQGTNCDFKQNSIQLRKQPFLGSIGAEHFPNFVLDVSNQFQYTGTPQLNITPNCVLTQSIFQLKDSTDLLYDSLFWDFGDNNTSKKITTTHTYQTAGKFIVSFNWFVCNTKFSLVDTIKIGEKPTINLGNDTTLCFGSKITLTATQNADTYKWNTGDTSPYIQVNKPGKYSVKVSNGGCYNEDTIHIEYYPSLFTALGDEYFICDKEKELVKLDAGEKFTHYKWTPTDDTTQWIIVGTVGEYFVVVKDFRGCDGSDGTLVKRKCPVSLYLPNAFTPNGDGLNDTYAPIASDVETFHMNIYNRWGELVFTTNTMSKQWDGTVNAKLAQSDVYIYEVKYSGYINKKIQHFETKGNLTLLR, encoded by the coding sequence ATGAAAAAGTGGTTATTTATATTGTTAGTTAATGCCTATTGGGTGCAGGCACAAAACCAAAATAACAATTGGTTTTTCGGTACCTATTTAGGAATGAATTTTTCTAACAATATAATGACCCCTATACCTGATAATACAAGCATTATGTATTCACCAGCGGCTAGTTCTTCCTTGTCAGACAATGCAACAGGTAATCTCTTGTTTTATACCAATGGAACAACTGTTTTTAACAAAGCCCATACAGCAATGCCCAATGGTCAGTTAAAAACAAGTCCATACGTTTCCAACTGCATGGTGGTAAAAGGGAGCAACAAAAAGCATCTTATTTTTTATACCAACGAGAACAATATAATTTACTATGCCATGGTAGATATGTCGTTAAATAATGGATTTGGCGATGTGGTGTATAAAGATAGTTTGTTGGGTACCAATATGGATTTGCAATTTACAGCCGTAAGGTTACCCAATAACCAAGGCCATTGGTTGGTTACCCATAAAAAGGGCGATAACAGATTTTTCAGCTATAAAATTGTTGATTGCACCATCAATAAAACACCCGTAATATCAATAGCAGGGCAACCAACTTATAGCAATACCCAATACTTATATGGTAAATTAACCACAAACAGAAGAGGCGATAAGTTAGCTTATATATTTAGCAACTCAGATATAAATAGTGCTGACCCTTGTATTGTGCAGGAGTTTTCTATCGATAAAAAATGCGGAACAATAACATTAAGTAAATCAGTTTTCGATTTTCTGGGAGGTATATATGCAAAATCAGGCTATGTGTGTTACGATTCATCGGGCAGATTTTTATATGTATCCTATTACACGAGCAGTGATCTGTTCTTCTTATGCCAATACGATATGAATACAGCAAACCCCAGCAGTTCAAGGGTTATAATAGCTAACTCCCATGAATCAATTGGCGACCTACAAATAGGAAGCAATGGAAAAATATACCTGACCGGTTCAGAGAGCAGAACCTTTACCTCCAAAATATCCGTTATTAATCAACCGTGGCTACAAGGCACCAATTGCGATTTTAAACAGAATTCCATTCAGTTACGTAAACAACCATTTTTAGGTAGTATTGGCGCAGAGCATTTCCCTAATTTTGTACTGGATGTGAGCAATCAGTTTCAATACACCGGCACACCACAATTAAACATAACACCCAATTGCGTATTAACCCAATCCATATTTCAGTTAAAAGATTCAACCGACCTTTTGTACGACTCCTTGTTTTGGGATTTTGGCGATAATAATACCTCCAAAAAAATAACAACAACCCATACCTACCAAACAGCAGGAAAATTTATAGTAAGCTTTAACTGGTTTGTATGTAACACAAAATTTAGTTTAGTTGATACAATTAAAATAGGCGAAAAACCCACCATTAATTTAGGAAACGATACAACCTTGTGTTTTGGTTCCAAAATAACTTTAACAGCCACGCAAAATGCCGATACTTATAAATGGAATACAGGCGATACCAGCCCCTATATTCAAGTAAATAAACCGGGAAAATACAGCGTTAAAGTAAGCAATGGTGGTTGCTATAATGAAGATACAATCCATATTGAATATTACCCCTCATTGTTTACAGCTTTAGGCGATGAGTATTTTATTTGCGACAAAGAAAAAGAATTGGTAAAGCTGGACGCGGGTGAAAAATTTACCCATTACAAATGGACACCAACAGATGATACCACACAATGGATTATAGTTGGAACCGTTGGCGAATACTTTGTGGTAGTAAAAGATTTCAGGGGTTGCGATGGAAGCGATGGTACACTAGTAAAACGCAAATGTCCGGTAAGTTTATATTTACCTAATGCATTTACGCCCAATGGCGATGGATTGAACGATACTTATGCCCCCATAGCAAGCGATGTAGAAACATTCCACATGAATATATATAACCGTTGGGGAGAGCTAGTATTTACTACCAATACCATGAGCAAGCAATGGGATGGAACAGTTAATGCAAAGTTAGCACAAAGCGATGTGTATATATACGAAGTAAAGTATTCAGGTTATATCAATAAAAAAATACAACACTTTGAAACCAAAGGAAACCTTACTTTGCTAAGATAG
- a CDS encoding carbonic anhydrase — MEDSYKKLIEGNKRFAMSKKFQDPLYFKKLSIGQKPEYLWIGCSDSRVPANEVTNTESGEIFVHRNIANLVIHADMNLLSVLEYAVKHLKVKHIIVCGHYGCGGVMAAMSNERHGFVDNWLRAIKDVYKNNANTLEAIEDMDKRLDRLTELNVIEQVRNLAKTIIVQEAWKTRSLHLHGWVYGINSGLVTDLSVIHDGTEDIDPIYRFNM, encoded by the coding sequence ATGGAAGATTCATATAAAAAATTAATAGAAGGCAACAAAAGATTTGCCATGTCAAAGAAATTTCAAGACCCTTTGTATTTTAAAAAATTATCGATTGGGCAAAAGCCCGAGTACCTTTGGATAGGATGCAGCGATAGTAGAGTACCGGCTAATGAAGTAACCAATACAGAAAGCGGTGAAATATTTGTACACCGCAATATTGCCAATTTGGTAATACATGCCGATATGAATTTGTTAAGCGTATTAGAGTATGCCGTAAAGCATTTAAAAGTAAAACATATTATAGTATGCGGACATTATGGATGCGGAGGTGTTATGGCAGCTATGAGTAATGAAAGACATGGCTTTGTCGATAATTGGCTTAGAGCCATAAAAGACGTTTACAAAAACAATGCTAATACTTTAGAAGCAATAGAAGACATGGATAAGCGATTGGACAGACTAACCGAATTAAACGTAATAGAACAAGTAAGAAATCTGGCCAAAACAATTATAGTACAGGAGGCGTGGAAAACACGTTCCTTACATTTACATGGCTGGGTATATGGAATCAATAGCGGCTTGGTAACAGATTTAAGTGTAATACACGATGGAACCGAAGATATTGATCCTATTTACAGGTTTAATATGTAA
- a CDS encoding SulP family inorganic anion transporter, translating into MFKKNILSDLKSGIVVFLVALPLCLGIAMACGVPLFSGIIAGVVGGIIVTIFSGSKYSVSGPAAGLTAIVIAAIAQLGSYEVFLAAVVLAGVVQILLGFLKAGSIGNYIPNAVIKGMLAGIGIILIIKQIPHLFGYDKDPGGDFEFMQTDGQNSFTELLNMVNYITPGAVIVGIISFIILLLADKPAYKKNKVLAILPGPLLVVILGIICTLLFSANPLLKIESQHLVNLPTITSFSDVKANLTTPDFSFAHTGAFWIIVFTLAIVASLETLLGIEAIDKLDTEKNESNTNKELLAQGIGNIVCGLIGGLPVTSVIVRSSANINAGAKTKWSAIIHAMLLLFSVILFPQLLALIPNACLAAVLITTGFKLTKLAIFKEQWKYGLEQFIPFVITIIVMLLTDLLKGVCAGLIIAVIFIIRDNIKFSFESNTELIEGKRYYLLKLPQHVTFFNKGYLINFFKTVAPDSKVIVDGSINQHINRDAQDVISDFVTNSHHKKIDVEFFKYEN; encoded by the coding sequence ATGTTTAAAAAAAATATTTTATCCGATTTAAAGTCGGGTATTGTTGTGTTTTTAGTGGCTTTGCCATTATGTTTAGGTATAGCCATGGCTTGCGGGGTACCATTGTTTTCAGGAATTATAGCAGGTGTTGTCGGGGGTATAATAGTTACCATATTTAGCGGTTCCAAATACAGCGTTTCTGGCCCGGCAGCCGGTTTAACAGCTATTGTAATAGCAGCTATAGCCCAACTGGGCAGCTATGAAGTTTTTCTTGCTGCTGTAGTTTTAGCAGGTGTAGTACAAATACTTTTAGGCTTTTTAAAAGCAGGAAGTATTGGTAACTATATTCCCAATGCCGTTATAAAAGGTATGTTAGCCGGTATTGGTATTATTTTAATTATAAAACAAATACCCCATTTATTTGGATACGATAAGGACCCTGGGGGCGATTTTGAGTTTATGCAAACTGATGGACAAAATTCATTTACCGAGTTGTTAAACATGGTTAATTACATTACACCCGGTGCCGTTATTGTAGGTATTATCTCGTTCATTATTTTATTGTTGGCCGATAAGCCAGCATATAAGAAAAACAAAGTGTTGGCCATTTTACCCGGTCCATTACTGGTAGTTATTTTAGGTATTATATGTACCCTTTTATTTAGTGCAAATCCTCTTTTAAAAATAGAAAGCCAACATTTGGTTAATTTACCTACCATTACTTCTTTTTCAGATGTAAAGGCTAATTTGACCACACCCGATTTTTCGTTTGCTCATACTGGAGCATTTTGGATAATAGTATTTACATTAGCTATTGTGGCCAGTTTAGAAACATTGTTGGGTATAGAAGCAATTGATAAGTTAGATACAGAAAAAAACGAATCAAATACAAACAAAGAACTATTGGCCCAGGGTATAGGTAATATAGTTTGTGGGCTTATTGGTGGCTTACCCGTTACCTCCGTAATTGTTAGAAGCTCTGCCAATATAAACGCAGGAGCCAAAACAAAATGGTCAGCCATTATACATGCAATGTTATTATTGTTTAGTGTTATTTTATTTCCTCAATTATTGGCACTAATTCCCAATGCCTGTTTAGCTGCAGTATTAATTACAACAGGTTTTAAATTAACCAAATTAGCCATTTTTAAAGAACAATGGAAATACGGTTTAGAGCAGTTTATTCCTTTTGTTATTACTATTATTGTAATGCTTTTAACCGATTTGTTAAAAGGTGTTTGTGCCGGATTAATTATTGCTGTTATTTTTATTATCAGGGATAATATAAAATTTTCATTCGAGTCGAACACAGAGTTAATAGAAGGAAAACGATATTACCTGCTTAAGTTGCCGCAACATGTAACCTTTTTTAACAAAGGGTATTTAATTAACTTTTTTAAAACAGTTGCACCTGATAGCAAAGTAATAGTAGATGGCAGTATCAATCAGCATATCAACAGAGATGCACAGGATGTTATCTCAGATTTTGTTACAAACAGCCATCACAAAAAAATAGATGTAGAGTTTTTTAAATACGAAAATTAA
- a CDS encoding FKBP-type peptidyl-prolyl cis-trans isomerase: MFKKILTIGMLFVFGANFAQQAKPKSNKKGTTQKKFSQPMKATMTDPNEITTASGLKVRVTEKGSGRKVMKGDKVTAHYTGTLIDGKKFDSSRDGGKPFSFTVGAGQVIPGWDEGFQLLNVGDKAIFTIPYNLAYGENGMGGVIPPKATLIFDVEVVDAVESPKPKPAVPFVVDGLDTVRMQSGLRFIKVESGTGEKAQQGKYVSVHYTGYLMDGKKFDSSVERGEPIQFQLGRGMVIKGWEEGIELMHVGDKMRFIIPSELAYGEKGAPGAIPPNATLIFDCELVGLE; the protein is encoded by the coding sequence ATGTTTAAAAAAATATTAACCATAGGAATGTTGTTTGTATTTGGAGCCAACTTTGCCCAACAAGCAAAACCTAAATCAAATAAAAAAGGTACAACACAAAAAAAATTTTCGCAACCAATGAAAGCAACTATGACAGACCCAAATGAGATAACTACTGCCAGTGGTTTAAAGGTTAGAGTAACCGAAAAAGGCAGTGGTAGGAAAGTAATGAAAGGTGATAAAGTAACTGCACATTACACCGGAACATTAATTGATGGTAAAAAATTTGACAGTTCAAGAGATGGTGGTAAACCATTTTCATTTACTGTAGGTGCCGGTCAGGTTATTCCGGGTTGGGATGAAGGTTTTCAGTTGTTAAACGTTGGCGATAAAGCAATATTTACTATACCTTATAATTTAGCTTATGGCGAAAACGGTATGGGTGGTGTTATCCCTCCAAAAGCTACCCTTATTTTTGATGTAGAAGTAGTTGATGCGGTAGAATCTCCAAAACCAAAACCGGCTGTTCCTTTTGTAGTAGATGGTTTAGATACAGTGCGTATGCAAAGCGGTTTACGTTTTATAAAAGTAGAGTCGGGTACAGGCGAAAAAGCCCAACAAGGTAAATACGTTTCAGTACATTACACAGGATACTTAATGGATGGCAAAAAATTTGATTCATCAGTTGAACGTGGTGAACCAATTCAATTCCAATTAGGAAGAGGCATGGTTATAAAAGGTTGGGAAGAAGGAATTGAATTAATGCATGTAGGCGATAAAATGCGTTTTATTATACCAAGCGAGTTGGCTTATGGCGAAAAAGGTGCACCGGGAGCTATTCCACCCAATGCAACATTAATTTTCGATTGTGAATTAGTAGGTCTTGAATAG
- a CDS encoding FKBP-type peptidyl-prolyl cis-trans isomerase, whose translation MRLSISLLCFMLLSTFVQAQTWIKVDENTAFRFINRNEKGRNVKPEMVMLVDLLGFGKKLGEENRDTILFNSISSDKPYYIPTEQPGLQKVFYQLNVGDSIEVRVLADTFYTKTFNAPLPNFVKPNSVVQLFFHIQEAYTFAEIEQKSKEQNAPTIKADSVKMANYCKRIKGVKATKSGLRYKLIKANPTGTKVAQGNMVSVTYKGWLVDGDVFDTNEKGEPFKFVVGMNQVIKGWDEGLKLMRKGETYRLIIPWYLAYGTHGTGPIPPYSSLVFDVQVLEIN comes from the coding sequence ATGCGTTTAAGTATCTCACTTTTATGTTTTATGTTGTTATCAACTTTTGTTCAGGCACAAACCTGGATAAAAGTTGATGAGAATACTGCCTTTCGTTTTATAAACAGAAATGAAAAGGGCAGAAATGTAAAACCAGAAATGGTTATGTTGGTCGACCTGCTTGGGTTTGGTAAAAAACTGGGCGAAGAAAACCGCGATACCATTTTGTTTAATAGTATCAGTAGCGATAAACCCTACTACATACCTACAGAACAACCGGGTTTACAAAAAGTGTTTTACCAGCTAAACGTTGGCGACAGTATAGAAGTAAGAGTATTGGCAGATACATTTTACACTAAAACTTTCAATGCACCATTGCCCAATTTTGTTAAACCAAATAGTGTGGTGCAGTTGTTCTTCCATATTCAGGAGGCATATACTTTTGCTGAAATTGAACAAAAATCAAAAGAACAAAATGCACCAACCATTAAAGCAGATTCTGTTAAAATGGCCAATTATTGCAAACGCATTAAAGGCGTAAAAGCCACCAAAAGCGGATTGCGTTATAAACTAATAAAGGCAAACCCTACAGGTACAAAAGTGGCGCAGGGCAATATGGTTTCAGTAACCTACAAAGGTTGGCTTGTTGATGGAGATGTGTTTGATACCAATGAAAAAGGAGAACCTTTTAAGTTTGTGGTAGGTATGAATCAGGTTATAAAAGGTTGGGATGAAGGATTAAAATTAATGCGAAAAGGAGAAACCTATCGTTTAATTATTCCGTGGTATTTAGCTTATGGAACACATGGAACAGGTCCAATACCACCTTATTCAAGTTTGGTATTCGATGTGCAGGTGCTGGAAATAAATTAA
- a CDS encoding FKBP-type peptidyl-prolyl cis-trans isomerase, translated as MRKLVLAMGALSLLAMSCGKKMQTTESGLEYRIITSSDTARLISKGDLMMIQMIGMGVTADSLGGKDTALFDSYKIGKAYYIPADETTLKDVFMMLHKGDSAQFTVNADTLFMKSFGQLTPAFLKKGSKLSFTVKVENIYNQEELKVMQAEEKAKAIATDSIAASQYVANLKDVKTTASGLKYVITKASNGVQPKSGQEVQMLYKGYLLSGVTFDQNEDAANPFKFTLGVKQVIQGWDEGILLLHEGEEAKLIVPSRLAYGEQGGGPIPPNSTLIFDVKLLKVLPGKANPKK; from the coding sequence ATGAGAAAATTAGTATTAGCTATGGGAGCATTATCCCTTTTAGCCATGAGTTGTGGTAAAAAAATGCAAACAACAGAAAGTGGTTTAGAGTATAGAATTATTACCTCAAGCGACACTGCGCGTTTAATATCAAAAGGCGATTTAATGATGATTCAAATGATAGGAATGGGTGTTACTGCCGATTCATTAGGAGGTAAAGATACAGCCTTGTTTGATTCATATAAAATAGGAAAAGCTTATTATATACCAGCTGATGAAACTACTTTAAAAGATGTTTTTATGATGTTACATAAAGGCGATAGCGCTCAGTTTACAGTAAATGCCGATACTTTATTTATGAAAAGTTTTGGTCAGTTAACACCGGCATTTTTAAAGAAAGGTTCTAAGTTAAGCTTTACCGTAAAAGTAGAAAACATTTACAACCAGGAAGAATTAAAAGTAATGCAGGCAGAAGAAAAAGCAAAAGCCATTGCTACTGATTCTATAGCTGCCAGCCAATACGTAGCCAATTTGAAAGATGTAAAAACTACTGCTTCAGGTTTAAAATATGTTATAACAAAAGCAAGTAACGGTGTACAACCAAAATCAGGACAAGAAGTACAAATGCTTTATAAAGGTTATTTATTAAGCGGTGTTACTTTCGATCAAAATGAAGATGCAGCCAATCCTTTTAAATTTACCCTTGGTGTTAAACAAGTTATACAAGGTTGGGACGAAGGAATATTGTTACTGCACGAAGGTGAAGAAGCTAAATTAATCGTTCCTTCTCGTTTGGCTTATGGCGAACAAGGTGGTGGTCCAATACCTCCAAACTCTACCTTGATTTTTGACGTAAAGCTTTTAAAAGTATTACCAGGAAAAGCTAACCCTAAAAAATAA
- a CDS encoding DHH family phosphoesterase, which translates to MNNIVELKPLLLAANKPKIVITTHHKPDADALGSSLGLYHFLLQLNIEAQVITPTDYGDFLKWLPGEKTVIDFEEKPAIAKQIIEEADFVFCLDFNALKRINELGEIVANAAAKKVMIDHHLQPENFDSYRLWTSNASSTCELIYWFIKILSFEHLINKDIASCLYAGIMTDTASFKHSSTTSNTHRVAAELLDKGAESNIIFEKIYDNYSENRTRFIGYCLNEKLQIFPEYKTALICVTAEELKKYDIIVGDSEGLVNYGLSIKDIKFSVLIVDRTVARKMSFRAKGNFPANEFARKYFNGGGHFSAAGGESKAPLEQVEQTFKEALKEYKEYLN; encoded by the coding sequence ATGAATAATATTGTTGAGTTAAAACCTTTACTACTAGCGGCCAATAAGCCTAAAATTGTAATTACTACACACCATAAGCCGGATGCAGATGCATTGGGTTCAAGTTTGGGTTTGTACCATTTTTTATTGCAATTAAATATAGAGGCACAGGTAATAACTCCAACCGATTATGGCGATTTTTTAAAATGGTTGCCAGGCGAAAAGACCGTTATTGACTTTGAAGAAAAGCCTGCTATTGCTAAACAAATAATTGAAGAAGCCGATTTTGTTTTCTGTTTAGACTTTAATGCTTTGAAAAGAATTAATGAACTGGGCGAAATTGTAGCCAATGCTGCCGCTAAAAAAGTAATGATAGACCATCATTTACAACCGGAAAATTTTGACTCGTACAGACTTTGGACCAGTAATGCAAGCAGCACTTGCGAATTAATTTATTGGTTTATTAAAATACTTTCATTCGAACATTTAATTAATAAAGACATTGCCTCGTGTTTATACGCAGGTATTATGACCGATACGGCTTCATTTAAACACAGCAGCACTACTTCAAACACACACAGAGTAGCTGCCGAGTTGTTGGATAAAGGGGCGGAAAGCAATATTATTTTCGAAAAAATTTACGATAACTATTCAGAGAACAGAACCCGTTTTATTGGCTACTGTTTAAACGAAAAATTACAAATTTTCCCCGAATACAAAACAGCACTTATATGCGTTACTGCTGAGGAGTTAAAGAAATATGATATTATTGTAGGAGATTCAGAAGGATTGGTGAATTACGGTCTGTCTATTAAAGATATAAAATTTTCGGTGCTGATAGTTGACAGAACAGTGGCAAGAAAAATGAGTTTCAGGGCAAAAGGTAATTTCCCGGCTAATGAGTTTGCAAGAAAATATTTTAACGGAGGCGGACATTTTAGTGCTGCCGGAGGCGAGAGCAAAGCACCATTAGAACAGGTAGAACAAACTTTTAAAGAAGCTTTAAAAGAGTATAAAGAGTATTTAAATTAA